The following proteins are encoded in a genomic region of Sesamum indicum cultivar Zhongzhi No. 13 linkage group LG8, S_indicum_v1.0, whole genome shotgun sequence:
- the LOC105168166 gene encoding glutathione S-transferase U17-like: MATGDVKVLGAWPSTFVNRVLMALKIKSVEYELIEMNPREKPEILLRNNPVHKKIPVLIHGDKPVCESLVIMQYIDDAWATGTSILPSDPYDRALARFWVAYIDDKWFPLVKVLIETEGEEERTELIQKVSEGLVLLEEAFVSCSEGKDFFGGESIGYLDIVLGSCLGWLRVTQIVLEIELLDRTKIPQLVKWADRFSSDDAVKDVLPKTEKLLELYRKIQAFLKAA; encoded by the exons ATGGCAACGGGTGATGTAAAGGTTTTAGGAGCATGGCCGAGCACATTTGTTAACCGGGTCCTGATGGCTCTTAAGATAAAATCTGTCGAGTATGAGCTTATCGAGATGAATCCACGTGAAAAACCCGAGATTCTTCTTAGAAACAATCCTGTGCACAAGAAAATCCCAGTTCTCATCCACGGAGACAAGCCGGTCTGTGAGTCCCTCGTCATTATGCAATACATTGACGATGCCTGGGCTACTGGTACCTCCATCCTCCCTTCGGATCCATATGATCGTGCCTTAGCCCGTTTTTGGGTAGCCTATATCGATGACAAg TGGTTTCCATTAGTGAAAGTCCTGATAGAGACAGAAGGGGAGGAGGAAAGAACAGAGCTTATACAGAAAGTGTCTGAAGGTCTGGTGCTGCTAGAAGAGGCCTTTGTGAGTTGTAGTGAAGGAAAGGATTTCTTTGGAGGAGAAAGCATCGGTTACCTGGACATTGTTCTTGGATCCTGCTTGGGATGGCTGAGGGTGACGCAGATAGTTCTTGAAATTGAACTTCTGGATCGAACCAAGATTCCTCAACTGGTGAAATGGGCCGACAGGTTCTCATCAGACGATGCTGTTAAGGATGTTTTGCCAAAGACTGAGAAGCTCCTGGAACTTTATAGGAAGATCCAAGCTTTTCTTAAAGCTGCTTAG
- the LOC105168563 gene encoding glutathione S-transferase U17-like, producing MATSNVKVLGAWPSPFVNRVRMALKVKSVDYELIETNPHEKTELLIKSNPVHKKIPVLFHGDKRICESLIIVQYIDEVWTDGPSILPSDPYDRAIARFWAAYIDDKWFPLFQLLRDAQGEERKAVVEKISGGLLLLEGAFVDCSKGKAFFGGDNVGYLDIALAGCVGWMRASDILLGAKFLDETKTPHLVGWVGKLYSDSSVKDLMPDPHILIELYKKFQAMSEAASE from the exons ATGGCAACGAGCAATGTAAAGGTTTTAGGAGCATGGCCAAGCCCATTTGTTAACCGGGTTCGGATGGCTCTTAAGGTAAAATCTGTTGATTATGAACTTATTGAGACAAATCCACATGAGAAAACCGAGCTTCTCATCAAAAGCAATCCTGTTCACAAGAAAATACCAGTTCTGTTTCATGGCGACAAGAGGATCTGTGAGTCCCTTATCATTGTTCAGTATATCGATGAAGTCTGGACTGATGGCCCCTCAATCCTCCCTTCTGATCCCTATGACCGTGCCATTGCTCGTTTTTGGGCAGCTTACATAGATGACAAG TGGTTTCCATTGTTCCAGCTGCTGAGGGACGCGCAAGGGGAGGAAAGAAAAGCAGTTGTGGAGAAAATATCTGGAGGATTGCTCTTGTTGGAGGGAGCTTTTGTCGATTGTAGTAAAGGAAAAGCGTTCTTTGGTGGAGATAACGTTGGCTACCTTGATATAGCTCTAGCAGGTTGTGTGGGATGGATGAGAGCATCTGACATATTGCTTGGAGCTAAGTTTCTTGATGAAACGAAGACTCCTCATCTGGTCGGATGGGTTGGGAAGCTTTATTCCGATAGTTCTGTTAAGGATCTGATGCCAGACCCTCATATACTTATAGAACTTTACAAGAAGTTCCAAGCTATGTCCGAAGCTGCATCCGAGTAA